In Deinococcus maricopensis DSM 21211, one genomic interval encodes:
- a CDS encoding GNAT family N-acetyltransferase, which yields MPYATVRPAAPTDAHTLALLHNSTTEPHFHTTAARQHTRLSKPNHTPTLVLEQHGRLLGAMTLWLNPDHPAHLWIGPMLHPDERTTATATHLLTAARHHARTHGAAHLWLSLREDYLPTAPDPLTHGFHEVHRTFGGGFHLTTPPLNPDRFSVPGISIQPALPHRDDPRLAALYALTRHDKVTADPTIPPASDTLHTPDQLWAQAFIATHGEDLIGLAVPERSGLGAWNALLTVHPHHRHRGLGTALQAHVNAALHHAGTPFLNTAGVTTDAAYLRVLTRLGARIEPDWIAYRAPVDA from the coding sequence ATGCCCTACGCCACCGTGCGCCCCGCCGCCCCCACCGACGCCCACACCCTCGCCCTGCTGCACAACAGCACCACCGAACCGCACTTCCACACCACCGCCGCCCGGCAGCACACCCGCCTCAGCAAACCCAACCACACCCCCACCCTCGTGCTCGAACAACACGGTCGACTGCTCGGCGCCATGACCCTCTGGCTCAACCCCGACCACCCCGCGCACCTCTGGATCGGCCCCATGCTCCACCCCGACGAACGCACCACCGCCACCGCCACCCACCTGCTCACCGCCGCCCGCCACCACGCCCGCACCCACGGCGCCGCCCACCTCTGGCTCAGCCTCCGCGAGGACTACCTCCCCACCGCGCCCGACCCCCTTACGCACGGCTTCCACGAGGTGCACCGCACCTTCGGCGGTGGCTTCCACCTCACCACCCCGCCCCTCAACCCTGACCGCTTCAGCGTGCCCGGCATCAGCATCCAGCCGGCCCTCCCTCACCGAGACGACCCCCGCCTCGCCGCGCTCTACGCCCTCACCCGCCACGACAAGGTCACCGCCGACCCCACCATCCCCCCTGCCAGCGACACGCTGCACACCCCGGACCAGCTCTGGGCGCAGGCGTTCATCGCCACGCACGGCGAAGACCTCATCGGGCTCGCCGTGCCCGAACGCAGCGGCCTCGGCGCCTGGAACGCCCTCCTGACCGTCCACCCGCACCACCGCCACCGCGGCCTCGGCACCGCCCTGCAGGCCCACGTGAACGCCGCCCTGCACCACGCAGGCACCCCCTTCCTGAACACCGCCGGCGTCACCACGGACGCCGCGTACCTGCGGGTGCTCACACGGCTCGGCGCGCGCATCGAACCCGACTGGATCGCCTACCGCGCCCCCGTGGACGCCTGA